The Toxorhynchites rutilus septentrionalis strain SRP chromosome 3, ASM2978413v1, whole genome shotgun sequence genome includes a region encoding these proteins:
- the LOC129773273 gene encoding uncharacterized protein K02A2.6-like, with protein sequence MTDADLKQAILRLTDLIANQQQQIAALQQGNANQVGSEKIIESLSTGIDEFQYDPDGGIFFDSWYARYEDVFKEDGKHLDDKAKVRLLLRKIGTQFHERYVNSVLPSHPRDFSFEDTVKKLKKLFGRQKSLFNARYQCLQYVKNEVDDFSSYSASVNKHCEAFQIEKLSSDQFKTLRFVCGLQSPRDSDIRTRLIGKLEAEENAPPADGANLKFENLVEECNRIINLKQDTQMIEKGCTDKSKVNAISRHRTSNGKEKKSPKTPCWFCGDLHYVKECPYQTHTCSKCKRKGHKEGYCSSSEKKPTKQIDKPKPKDIVKSKGIAVKRVDLKAKRKFVKIDINGVPAKLQLDCASDITIISKRTWTSVGKPVTETTDVAAVSASGDGIDIVGEFNAEITIQDVTKVGRIFVTSIPDLNVLGIETIDQFDLWSVPFSSLVNSIQQNSIATMQKLQAKFPEVFQPTLGCCTKAKVTLYPKPDARPVYCPKRPVAYAALPKVDAELQRLQDNGIISPVQFSDWAAPIVVVRKSDVSVRICGDYSTGLNNALESDRHPLPHPDDIFGELAGCRFFSCIDLSDAYLQVEVEEASRKLLTINTHKGLFLYNRLPPGVKSAPGAFQRIIDSMLAGIPGVKPYLDDILIAGKTQEEHDRSLNDVLQRIREYGFHLHIEKCRFSLSQIKFLGHIVDKDGLRPDPTKTRAIFEMSAPTNLSQLRSYLGAINYYGRFVGQMKELRAPLDCLLKKLVEGEKAVMFQDLQTFLSVYRSTPNRRIDGKTPAHLFLGRPLRTTLDLLKPCPPSPTLVNEKQFNRRHCAMKRTFDAEEMVFAQVHYRNTTEWVPGQIIERKGNVNYTMLLENGRLIRAHTNQIRQRYGSDADADSTPQNQLPLALLIDEFNFQDMKPPDPVVPPIEDEQPIPDDEPMPVDDEQEVVEDDVNDDESDVPIEDSPQPVRPEGRLRRLPAWLAPYDIF encoded by the coding sequence ATGACCGACGCAGATTTGAAGCAAGCGATTCTCCGGTTGACTGATCTCATCGCAAACCAGCAGCAGCAGATTGCAGCTCTCCAGCAGGGTAACGCCAATCAAGTTGGAAGCGAGAAGATCATCGAGTCACTCTCCACGGGAATCGACGAGTTTCAGTACGATCCAGACGGCGGCATCTTCTTCGATTCGTGGTATGCTCGATACGAGGACGTGTTCAAGGAGGACGGAAAGCATTTGGATGACAAAGCAAAGGTCAGGCTACTTCTGCGGAAAATCGGCACGCAATTCCACGAACGCTACGTGAACAGTGTTTTGCCGAGTCATCCGcgggatttttcattcgaagacACCGTCAAGAAGCTGAAGAAACTTTTTGGACGCCAAAAGTCACTCTTCAACGCGCGCTACCAGTGTCTTCAATACGTGAAAAATGAAGTCGACGATTTTTCGTCTTACTCAGCATCGGTGAACAAGCACTGCGAAGCGTTCCAGATCGAAAAGCTATCCAGCGACCAATTCAAGACGCTCAGGTTCGTATGCGGTCTCCAGTCACCACGCGATTCGGATATCCGGACCAGGCTGATCGGGAAGTTGGAAGCTGAAGAAAACGCGCCGCCCGCCGACGGTGCCAACCTCAAGTTTGAAAACCTGGTTGAGGAGTGCAACCGCATCATCAACCTTAAGCAAGACACGCAAATGATCGAGAAAGGTTGTACGGACAAGTCTAAAGTCAACGCAATCTCTCGTCATCGTACTTCAAACGGAAAGGAGAAGAAGTCACCAAAAACACCTTGCTGGTTCTGTGGGGATCTTCATTATGTCAAGGAGTGCCCCTACCAGACACACACATGTTCAAAGTGTAAACGGAAGGGCCACAAGGAAGGGTACTGCTCCTCATCCGAGAAGAAGCCGACAAAGCAGATTGACAAACCCAAACCTAAGGACATCGTCAAGTCTAAAGGTATTGCGGTTAAGCGAGTCGATCTGAAAGCAAAGCGGAAGTTCGTGAAAATCGACATCAACGGTGTACCAGCAAAGTTGCAGCTCGATTGTGCATCTGACATCACCATCATCTCCAAACGAACTTGGACATCGGTGGGTAAGCCTGTCACCGAGACAACGGATGTCGCTGCTGTGAGCGCCTCGGGTGACGGCATCGACATCGTAGGTGAATTCAACGCTGAAATCACCATCCAAGACGTGACGAAAGTGGGTCGCATTTTCGTTACAAGCATTCCGGATCTCAACGTTCTGGGAATTGAAACGATCGATCAGTTCGATCTCTGGTCGGTTCCGTTCAGTTCATTAGTCAACTCAATCCAACAAAACTCAATAGCAACAATGCAGAAGCTGCAAGCGAAGTTCCCTGAAGTGTTCCAACCAACCCTCGGATGCTGCACCAAAGCTAAGGTAACGCTCTACCCGAAGCCAGATGCACGACCTGTGTACTGCCCCAAGCGACCGGTTGCCTACGCTGCCCTTCCGAAGGTTGATGCTGAGCTGCAGAGACTTCAAGACAACGGCATCATCTCGCCAGTCCAGTTTTCTGATTGGGCTGCGCCTATCGTCGTGGTTCGTAAATCTGATGTCTCCGTTCGCATTTGTGGTGACTATTCCACAGGTCTCAACAATGCACTAGAATCAGATCGCCATCCACTGCCTCATCCGGACGATATCTTCGGTGAACTCGCCGGTTGCCGTTTCTTCTCCTGTATCGATCTTTCGGATGCCTATCTCCAGGTCGAAGTTGAAGAAGCTTCTCGGAAACTGCTAACGATAAACACACACAAAGGTCTGTTCCTGTACAACCGATTGCCACCCGGAGTCAAATCCGCACCAGGTGCATTCCAGAGGATCATCGACAGTATGCTAGCCGGAATTCCTGGAGTGAAACCGTACCTGGATGACATTCTAATTGCTGGAAAGACCCAAGAAGAGCACGATCGTAGTCTGAATGATGTGCTCCAACGTATTCGTGAGTATGGATTCCATCTGCACATCGAGAAGTGCCGTTTTTCACTTTCGCAGATCAAGTTTTTGGGTCACATCGTCGACAAGGATGGTCTCCGACCGGATCCAACTAAAACAAGAGCAATCTTTGAGATGTCAGCACCAACGAATCTGTCGCAACTGCGTTCATACCTGGGTGCGATTAACTACTATGGACGGTTCGTTGGACAGATGAAGGAACTCCGAGCGCCGCTGGACTGTCTACTGAAGAAACTTGTCGAAGGGGAGAAGGCAGTAATGTTCCAGGATCTGCAGACGTTTCTATCGGTTTACCGGTCAACACCAAACAGAAGAATAGATGGTAAGACGCCAGCTCATCTATTTCTAGGTCGACCGCTACGAACGACACTGGATCTGCTGAAGCCGTGTCCTCCAAGTCCAACGCTGGTCAACGAAAAGCAGTTCAACAGACGACATTGTGCGATGAAACGAACCTTTGATGCTGAAGAAATGGTCTTTGCCCAGGTTCATTATCGTAACACAACAGAATGGGTTCCAGGTCAAATCATCGAGCGCAAGGGTAACGTAAACTACACCATGTTGCTCGAGAACGGACGACTCATTCGAGCACACACAAACCAAATTCGACAACGATATGGAAGCGATGCCGATGCTGATTCTACACCTCAAAATCAACTTCCTTTGGCACTGCTGATCGatgaattcaattttcaagATATGAAACCTCCGGATCCAGTAGTTCCTCCAATAGAAGATGAGCAACCGATTCCTGATGATGAGCCGATGCCTGTCGATGATGAACAAGAAGTTGTTGAAGACGACGTTAACGACGATGAATCTGATGTTCCTATTGAAGACTCTCCACAACCCGTCAGGCCAGAAGGAAGACTTCGTAGGCTCCCAGCATGGCTTGCACCGTACGATATTTTCTAA